A genomic stretch from Sphingomonas faeni includes:
- a CDS encoding ParA family protein: MATVAIYSLKGGVGKTTLSVNLAWCAATLSARRTLLWDLDSQAASTWVLGGPPGAGAKVDQAQAMFSKDVAVAKQARPTAYRHLDLIAADASLRGLDQLFHDLDKKKRLAKLLAELAGYDRVILDCPPGLTETADQVMRAADLIVIPVIPSPLSTRAYDAVVQHLGGRTPLFPVHVMVDKRRALHAEALASHPDWPVIPMASGIESMAVKRAPVGVFAPKSAAAQALADLWRRIEHRLAA, encoded by the coding sequence ATGGCAACCGTTGCGATCTACAGCCTCAAGGGTGGCGTCGGGAAAACGACGCTTTCGGTGAACCTGGCGTGGTGCGCCGCGACCTTGTCCGCACGCCGGACGCTGCTGTGGGATCTCGACTCGCAGGCCGCGTCGACCTGGGTGCTCGGCGGCCCCCCTGGAGCCGGGGCTAAAGTCGACCAGGCGCAGGCGATGTTCTCGAAGGACGTCGCGGTCGCCAAGCAGGCGCGGCCGACCGCGTACCGCCACCTCGACCTGATCGCCGCCGACGCGTCGCTGCGCGGGCTCGACCAGCTGTTTCACGATCTCGACAAGAAGAAGCGGCTCGCCAAGCTGCTGGCCGAACTTGCCGGCTACGATCGCGTGATCCTCGATTGCCCGCCGGGTCTGACCGAGACGGCGGATCAGGTGATGCGCGCCGCCGACCTGATCGTGATTCCCGTCATCCCCTCGCCGCTGTCGACCCGTGCCTATGACGCGGTCGTTCAGCATCTAGGCGGCCGAACGCCGTTGTTTCCGGTCCACGTGATGGTCGACAAGCGGCGCGCGTTGCATGCCGAGGCGCTTGCCTCGCACCCGGACTGGCCGGTCATTCCGATGGCGAGCGGGATCGAGTCGATGGCGGTCAAGCGCGCGCCGGTCGGCGTGTTCGCGCCGAAGTCCGCCGCGGCGCAGGCGTTGGCCGATCTCTGGCGGCGGATCGAACATCGGCTCGCGGCATGA
- a CDS encoding NADH:ubiquinone oxidoreductase subunit NDUFA12 codes for MGFLASTFTWWNGATLGTKFGLRSMAKKGEDALGNVYYEGGKDTAGNPRRWVIYQGATDASRVPPAWFSWLHHQVDDVPDRALPPVRVWQKPAVPNMTGTALAYRPAGALEKGGHRAAATGDYEAWTPEG; via the coding sequence ATGGGCTTTCTCGCATCGACTTTCACGTGGTGGAACGGCGCCACCCTCGGCACCAAATTCGGCTTGCGCAGCATGGCGAAGAAGGGCGAGGACGCGCTCGGCAACGTCTATTACGAAGGTGGCAAGGACACCGCCGGCAACCCGCGCCGCTGGGTGATCTACCAGGGCGCGACCGACGCAAGCCGCGTCCCGCCGGCGTGGTTCAGTTGGCTGCATCACCAGGTCGACGACGTGCCCGATCGCGCGCTGCCGCCGGTCCGCGTCTGGCAGAAGCCCGCCGTGCCGAACATGACCGGCACAGCGCTCGCCTATCGTCCCGCCGGTGCGCTCGAAAAGGGTGGCCACCGTGCCGCCGCGACGGGTGATTACGAAGCCTGGACGCCCGAAGGGTGA
- a CDS encoding regulatory protein RecX → MTDDSHSESTAFPSSLDVGDQENGAFDDRGDTKRRGKSWGKGGGKERSRERPAPKPLDAAALEQLALRYVERFATTRGRLTDYLMRKIRERGWDGGTGAALAEPGELAQRMADLGYVDDRAFAEQRAAAMQRRGLGARRVAGAFREAGIEEGDAESVAPAIADRAVESALAFARRKRIGPYGSGDGDRKLHEKQLAAMLRAGHRFDLARKIVAAPPSDTPELMDFD, encoded by the coding sequence GTGACCGATGATAGCCACAGCGAAAGCACCGCGTTTCCCTCGTCGCTGGATGTCGGCGACCAGGAAAACGGCGCGTTCGACGATCGTGGCGATACCAAGCGGCGCGGCAAGAGCTGGGGCAAAGGCGGCGGCAAGGAACGATCGCGCGAGCGTCCTGCGCCGAAACCACTCGACGCCGCTGCGCTGGAGCAGCTGGCGCTGCGCTATGTCGAGCGGTTCGCGACCACGCGCGGGCGGCTGACCGATTACCTGATGCGCAAAATCCGCGAGCGGGGCTGGGACGGCGGCACCGGCGCGGCGCTGGCCGAGCCCGGCGAACTGGCGCAGCGGATGGCCGATCTCGGCTATGTCGACGACAGGGCCTTCGCCGAACAGCGCGCTGCTGCGATGCAGCGGCGAGGGCTGGGCGCTCGGCGTGTCGCGGGAGCATTCCGAGAGGCTGGCATCGAGGAAGGCGACGCGGAGTCGGTCGCGCCCGCGATCGCGGACCGCGCGGTCGAATCGGCACTCGCCTTCGCGCGACGGAAACGAATCGGGCCCTACGGCTCGGGCGACGGCGACCGGAAACTGCACGAGAAACAGCTCGCGGCGATGCTTCGGGCCGGCCACCGGTTCGATCTAGCGCGCAAAATTGTTGCTGCACCGCCGTCCGATACCCCCGAATTGATGGATTTCGACTGA
- a CDS encoding UDP-N-acetylmuramoyl-L-alanyl-D-glutamate--2,6-diaminopimelate ligase: MKLAALTDGTEEAQVTGFAIDHRKVAPGTVFGAFEGARANGEDFIEDAIRSGAIAVVARPGLTVEGATYIADDNPRERFAQLAAKFFAPFPDTSVAITGTNGKTSCVEMTRQLWRMAGFHAASIGTLGVTTADERVTTGLTTPDVVTFLSNVAGLAREGVTHLAFEASSHGLTQYRTEGLKVTAAAFTNLSRDHLDYHGDMAAYFTAKIRLFSEVLSTDGTAVVWADDPQSARVIDLARERGNRLVTVGTQGETLRLVGRDPTLLGQGLTIEAEGRTYTVTLPLIGAYQAANALVSAGLVIATGGDVAATIANLARLQPVRGRLERAVIAKSGAPVYVDYAHTPDALEAAIAALKPHAGGKLIVVFGAGGDRDTGKRETMGQVAVQHADRVIVTDDNPRTEDARAIRCDVLKGARGAEEIGDRRAAIGAAVREAGPEDIVLIAGKGHEQGQIVGDLVLPFDDVTVARECAA, from the coding sequence ATGAAACTCGCAGCGCTGACCGACGGGACGGAAGAGGCGCAGGTGACGGGGTTTGCGATCGATCACCGCAAGGTCGCGCCCGGCACGGTGTTCGGCGCGTTCGAAGGCGCGCGCGCCAACGGCGAGGACTTTATAGAGGACGCGATCCGCTCGGGCGCGATCGCGGTGGTCGCGCGGCCGGGCCTGACGGTCGAGGGTGCGACGTACATCGCCGACGACAATCCCCGCGAGCGGTTCGCGCAACTTGCCGCGAAGTTCTTCGCGCCGTTCCCGGATACGTCGGTCGCGATCACGGGGACGAACGGGAAGACGTCGTGCGTCGAGATGACCCGGCAGCTGTGGCGCATGGCCGGCTTCCATGCAGCCTCGATCGGCACGCTCGGGGTTACCACCGCGGACGAGCGCGTGACGACCGGCCTGACGACGCCTGACGTCGTAACCTTCCTGTCGAACGTCGCTGGTCTCGCGCGCGAGGGTGTGACGCATCTGGCGTTCGAGGCGTCGAGCCATGGGCTGACGCAGTACCGGACCGAGGGGCTGAAGGTGACCGCGGCGGCCTTCACGAACCTCAGCCGAGACCACCTCGACTATCACGGTGACATGGCCGCATATTTTACCGCCAAGATCCGATTGTTCTCCGAGGTGCTGTCGACCGACGGTACTGCAGTGGTCTGGGCGGACGATCCCCAGTCGGCACGCGTAATCGATCTGGCCCGCGAACGCGGCAACCGCTTGGTGACGGTCGGCACGCAGGGCGAGACGCTGCGGCTGGTCGGCCGCGATCCGACTTTGCTGGGGCAGGGGCTGACGATCGAGGCCGAGGGCCGGACGTACACGGTGACCCTCCCACTGATCGGCGCCTACCAGGCAGCGAACGCGCTGGTGTCAGCTGGGCTCGTGATCGCCACCGGCGGCGACGTGGCGGCAACGATCGCCAACCTCGCTCGGCTGCAACCGGTGCGCGGGCGGCTGGAGCGCGCGGTAATCGCGAAGTCGGGTGCGCCGGTTTACGTCGACTACGCCCACACACCCGATGCGCTGGAGGCGGCGATCGCGGCGCTCAAGCCCCATGCAGGCGGCAAGCTGATCGTTGTGTTCGGGGCAGGTGGCGATCGTGACACCGGCAAGCGTGAGACTATGGGACAGGTCGCGGTGCAGCACGCCGACCGGGTGATCGTGACCGACGACAATCCCCGAACTGAGGATGCGCGAGCGATCCGCTGCGACGTCCTGAAAGGCGCCCGCGGGGCCGAGGAAATCGGCGACCGGCGTGCGGCGATCGGGGCTGCGGTGCGTGAGGCTGGGCCCGAAGACATAGTGCTGATCGCCGGCAAGGGGCATGAGCAGGGGCAGATCGTCGGCGACTTGGTCCTCCCCTTCGACGACGTAACCGTCGCGCGGGAGTGTGCTGCGTGA
- a CDS encoding peptidoglycan D,D-transpeptidase FtsI family protein — MTALVARPVSQQRSANQRHALVATAHTRLMMLMFLFGAAVLVVVGRLGMLAVQSSLADPQARSAAIAARGDIVDRNGAPLARTIDAWTIAVHPKKLIGDPTEIASKLAALMPEAGDQAHYYALLTSRKNFIYLQRRASPTLVEQVNAIGEPAIVFDRDTQRLYPQSTMAAHALGFLSTAGHGMSGMERVLDERLTNPALNGTPVALSLDNRVQAAMESELGRAMTTFSARGAGGIVLDVATGEVIAMVSLPAFNPNRVGMSGTEELRNITTQSVFELGSTFKPITMATAMDTGVVTSFARRFDATHPLKVGRFTIHDERGDPKRWLNMAETLIYSSNIATARVADEIGPQKMQAMFKKLGFDTKPDIELREKGGPLWPKYWARTTTMTTAYGHGIAVTPLHLASAYAALVNGGIWRPATLLKVAPGHAPVGRRVISEQTSARMRQMLRLIVQRGTGRKGDAPGYRVGGKTGTAEAAVSGGYDHSRNVATFAAAFPMDAPRYVVLAMLDSPLGTKETSGWKTAAWNTAPVVGRTISRVGAILGVVPDAHRDIDVSDILPTLWQDPSRTQPTGQ, encoded by the coding sequence GTGACCGCGTTGGTCGCCCGGCCTGTCTCGCAACAGCGTAGCGCCAACCAGCGTCACGCCCTGGTGGCGACGGCGCACACGCGCCTGATGATGCTGATGTTCCTGTTCGGAGCAGCGGTGCTGGTGGTGGTCGGGCGGCTCGGGATGCTGGCGGTCCAGTCTTCGCTGGCCGATCCGCAGGCACGCTCAGCGGCGATCGCGGCGCGCGGCGACATCGTCGATCGCAACGGCGCACCCCTCGCGCGGACGATCGATGCGTGGACGATCGCCGTCCACCCGAAAAAGCTGATCGGCGATCCGACCGAGATCGCCAGCAAGCTAGCCGCGCTGATGCCCGAAGCCGGCGATCAGGCGCATTATTATGCGCTGCTGACGTCGCGAAAGAACTTCATCTATCTCCAGCGGCGCGCATCGCCGACGCTGGTCGAGCAGGTCAACGCGATCGGCGAGCCCGCGATCGTGTTCGACCGTGACACCCAGCGCCTGTATCCGCAGTCGACGATGGCCGCGCATGCGCTCGGCTTCCTGTCGACCGCGGGGCATGGCATGAGCGGGATGGAGCGCGTGCTCGACGAGCGGCTGACCAATCCCGCACTCAACGGCACCCCCGTCGCGCTGTCGCTCGACAACCGCGTCCAGGCGGCGATGGAGAGCGAACTCGGTCGCGCGATGACGACGTTCTCGGCTCGCGGCGCTGGCGGCATCGTCCTCGACGTGGCGACTGGCGAAGTGATCGCGATGGTATCGTTGCCGGCCTTCAACCCCAACCGCGTCGGCATGTCGGGCACCGAGGAACTGCGCAACATCACGACGCAGAGCGTGTTCGAGCTGGGATCGACGTTCAAGCCGATCACGATGGCGACCGCGATGGATACCGGCGTGGTGACGTCGTTCGCGCGGCGCTTCGACGCGACGCATCCGCTCAAGGTCGGTCGCTTTACGATCCACGACGAACGCGGCGATCCGAAGCGCTGGCTAAACATGGCCGAGACGCTGATCTATTCGTCGAACATCGCCACCGCGCGGGTCGCCGACGAGATCGGTCCGCAGAAGATGCAGGCGATGTTCAAGAAGCTGGGCTTCGATACCAAGCCCGATATCGAACTGCGCGAAAAGGGCGGCCCGCTGTGGCCGAAATACTGGGCGCGGACGACGACGATGACGACGGCCTATGGCCACGGCATCGCGGTGACGCCGCTGCATCTGGCGAGCGCCTATGCAGCGCTGGTCAATGGCGGGATCTGGCGGCCGGCGACGTTGCTGAAGGTCGCGCCGGGCCATGCCCCGGTCGGCCGTCGCGTCATTAGCGAACAGACCAGCGCGCGGATGCGGCAGATGCTGCGGCTGATCGTGCAGCGCGGTACGGGGCGCAAGGGCGATGCGCCGGGCTACCGCGTCGGCGGCAAGACCGGCACCGCCGAGGCGGCGGTCTCGGGCGGGTACGATCATTCGCGCAACGTGGCGACGTTTGCGGCTGCGTTCCCGATGGATGCGCCGCGCTATGTCGTGCTCGCGATGCTGGATTCGCCGCTCGGCACGAAGGAAACCTCCGGGTGGAAGACCGCGGCGTGGAACACCGCGCCAGTGGTAGGCCGCACGATCTCACGCGTCGGTGCGATCCTGGGCGTGGTGCCGGACGCGCACCGCGACATCGACGTGTCTGACATCCTGCCGACTTTGTGGCAGGACCCGTCGCGTACACAGCCGACCGGGCAATGA
- a CDS encoding cysteine synthase A, whose product MQTTPDTLALIGNTPLVRLRGPSEATGCDIFGKCEFTNPGASVKDRAALFIVEDAEQRGLLQPGGTIVEGTAGNTGIGLALVANAKGYKTIIVMPETQSREKMDTLRALGAELVLVPAAAFSSPCHFVHTSRRIAEETPGAIWANQFDNIANRRAHIVGTAEEIWDQMEGRIDGFTCAAGTGGTIAGVGLGLKAKDEAVCIALSDPHGAALYNYYAHGELKSEGSSVAEGIGQGRITANLEGAPIDTQFRISDHDGYAWVRRLLDEEGLCLGLSSGINVAGAVALAKHLGPGKRIATILCDTGFRYLSTLYDAEWRQAKGLS is encoded by the coding sequence ATGCAAACGACACCTGACACGCTCGCCCTCATCGGCAACACCCCGCTCGTCCGCCTTCGGGGGCCGAGCGAGGCAACCGGCTGCGACATCTTCGGCAAGTGCGAATTTACGAATCCCGGTGCGTCGGTGAAGGATCGCGCCGCGCTGTTCATCGTCGAGGATGCCGAGCAGCGTGGGCTGCTCCAGCCGGGCGGGACGATCGTCGAGGGGACCGCGGGCAATACCGGGATCGGGCTTGCGCTGGTCGCCAACGCGAAAGGCTACAAGACGATCATCGTCATGCCCGAGACGCAGAGCCGCGAGAAGATGGATACGTTGCGTGCTCTTGGCGCGGAGTTGGTCCTCGTACCGGCCGCCGCATTCTCGTCCCCCTGTCACTTCGTGCACACCTCGCGGCGCATCGCCGAAGAGACGCCGGGCGCGATCTGGGCGAACCAGTTCGACAACATCGCCAATCGGCGCGCGCATATCGTCGGGACCGCAGAGGAGATCTGGGACCAGATGGAGGGAAGGATCGACGGCTTCACTTGTGCGGCGGGCACCGGTGGGACGATCGCCGGCGTCGGACTCGGACTGAAGGCGAAGGACGAGGCAGTGTGTATCGCGCTCAGCGATCCCCACGGCGCAGCGCTCTACAACTATTATGCCCACGGCGAATTGAAGTCCGAGGGGTCATCGGTCGCCGAGGGCATCGGGCAGGGCCGGATCACCGCGAACCTCGAAGGCGCGCCGATCGACACGCAATTCCGGATTTCCGATCATGATGGCTATGCCTGGGTCCGTCGCCTGCTGGACGAGGAGGGGCTGTGCCTCGGACTGTCGTCGGGGATCAACGTCGCCGGCGCCGTAGCGCTCGCGAAGCATCTCGGGCCGGGCAAGCGAATCGCCACCATCTTGTGCGACACGGGATTCCGCTATCTTTCGACGCTGTACGATGCCGAATGGCGTCAGGCGAAGGGCCTCTCCTGA
- a CDS encoding UDP-N-acetylmuramoyl-tripeptide--D-alanyl-D-alanine ligase, translating into MSLWTSAEIATATGGVASGEFSVTGVAFDSREVGPGDLFIAMKGEASDGHLFLDQAFAQGAAGAIVSEPCDHPHVLVADSFAALNALGAASRARSSAKIIGVTGSVGKTSAKEALFACLDRATPGDVHRSVKSYNNHTGVPLSLARMPRDAKFGVFEMGMNHAGELADLTQLVRPHIAMITAIAPAHTAFFHDESAIADAKGEIFAGLEPDGTAIVPYDSPHRDRLLGHAAPHAAHIVTFGSEKGADVRAIEAMRLPTGGTFVTARMGQGAEHELSFTIAQPGAHWVSNALGVLACVQAAGGDLGLAGLALAELGGLQGRGARSLVTVGEGQALVIDESYNANPASMRATLSVLGHEPGRHIAVLGEMRELGEGSDDYHAGLAEPILAARVEMALLVGEAMAPLAQVLEGQVETVHVGDAAAALASLRTILAPGDVVLVKGSNGVGLARVVAGLQAGLKGGIN; encoded by the coding sequence GTGAGTCTCTGGACTTCCGCGGAGATCGCCACCGCCACTGGCGGCGTAGCGTCTGGTGAGTTTTCCGTAACCGGCGTTGCGTTTGACTCGCGCGAAGTCGGCCCCGGCGACCTCTTCATCGCAATGAAGGGCGAGGCCAGCGACGGCCACCTCTTCCTCGACCAGGCCTTCGCGCAGGGCGCAGCGGGCGCGATTGTGTCCGAACCCTGCGACCACCCGCACGTCCTAGTTGCGGACAGTTTTGCCGCATTGAACGCGCTTGGCGCCGCCAGCCGCGCACGCTCGTCCGCGAAGATCATCGGCGTCACAGGCTCCGTCGGCAAGACTAGCGCCAAGGAAGCCCTGTTCGCATGTCTAGACCGCGCAACCCCCGGCGACGTGCATCGCTCGGTAAAAAGCTACAACAACCACACCGGCGTACCGCTCAGCCTCGCCCGAATGCCGCGCGACGCGAAGTTCGGCGTGTTCGAGATGGGAATGAACCACGCCGGCGAACTCGCCGATCTGACCCAACTCGTCCGCCCGCATATCGCGATGATCACCGCGATCGCCCCCGCGCATACCGCCTTCTTCCACGACGAAAGCGCGATCGCGGATGCGAAGGGCGAGATCTTCGCCGGGCTCGAACCGGACGGCACCGCAATCGTCCCCTACGACAGCCCGCACCGCGATCGGCTGCTCGGCCACGCCGCCCCGCATGCCGCGCATATCGTCACGTTCGGCAGCGAAAAGGGCGCCGATGTCCGCGCGATCGAGGCGATGCGGTTGCCGACCGGCGGGACGTTCGTCACCGCGCGGATGGGGCAGGGGGCCGAGCATGAGCTGAGCTTTACGATCGCGCAGCCCGGCGCGCATTGGGTGTCGAACGCGCTGGGCGTGCTGGCGTGCGTGCAGGCGGCCGGGGGCGATCTCGGGCTTGCTGGGCTCGCGCTGGCTGAGCTTGGTGGGCTGCAAGGACGTGGTGCGCGGTCGCTGGTAACCGTAGGCGAAGGCCAAGCGCTGGTGATCGACGAGAGCTACAATGCCAACCCTGCCTCGATGCGCGCTACGCTCAGCGTTCTTGGCCACGAGCCCGGCCGGCACATCGCGGTACTCGGCGAAATGCGCGAGTTGGGCGAGGGTTCGGACGACTATCACGCCGGCCTCGCCGAGCCGATCCTCGCCGCGCGCGTCGAAATGGCGCTGCTCGTCGGTGAAGCGATGGCGCCGCTTGCGCAGGTGCTTGAGGGACAAGTCGAAACCGTCCATGTGGGCGACGCTGCGGCCGCGCTCGCGTCGTTACGGACGATCCTGGCGCCGGGCGATGTCGTGCTCGTCAAGGGATCGAACGGGGTGGGCCTTGCCCGCGTCGTGGCTGGTCTTCAAGCTGGCCTCAAAGGCGGGATTAACTGA
- the aat gene encoding leucyl/phenylalanyl-tRNA--protein transferase: MSDILDPQLVLGAYSVGVFPMADSRDAASVYWVEPRRRAVLPLDGFQLSRSLKKTIAADRFQVTVDTAFERIVQLCAESVEGRPETWINDGIERVFHTLHAMGFAHSVECWDGGKLVGGLYGLSLGRAFFGESMVSRATDASKVALAHLVARLRAGGFTLLDCQFQTSHLASLGAIEIDRADYVALLGASLGGALGASAAAGVASAGDFRALDRLAGKASATGAVSGPVPGKVIAQLLVQTS, translated from the coding sequence ATGAGCGACATCCTTGATCCGCAACTGGTGCTGGGTGCCTATTCCGTCGGCGTGTTCCCGATGGCGGACAGCCGCGATGCCGCCAGCGTCTATTGGGTCGAGCCGCGCCGCCGCGCCGTCCTGCCGCTCGACGGCTTCCAGCTCTCGCGCTCGCTCAAGAAGACGATCGCGGCCGACCGTTTCCAGGTTACCGTCGATACTGCGTTCGAGCGCATTGTGCAGCTTTGCGCAGAGAGCGTCGAGGGTCGTCCCGAGACGTGGATCAACGACGGCATCGAACGTGTCTTCCACACGCTCCACGCGATGGGATTCGCGCATTCGGTCGAGTGCTGGGATGGCGGCAAGCTGGTCGGCGGGCTGTATGGGCTGTCGCTCGGTCGCGCGTTCTTCGGCGAAAGCATGGTCAGCCGCGCCACAGACGCCTCCAAAGTCGCGCTCGCGCACCTCGTCGCGCGGCTCCGTGCCGGCGGCTTCACGCTGCTGGATTGCCAGTTCCAGACGTCGCACCTCGCCTCGCTCGGCGCGATCGAGATCGACCGCGCCGATTACGTCGCGTTGCTGGGGGCGTCGCTCGGCGGCGCGCTTGGCGCCTCGGCCGCTGCAGGCGTGGCGTCGGCCGGCGACTTCCGCGCACTCGATCGCTTGGCGGGCAAGGCCTCCGCAACCGGCGCGGTATCGGGGCCGGTCCCCGGGAAAGTCATCGCGCAGCTCTTGGTCCAGACGTCGTAG
- the rsmH gene encoding 16S rRNA (cytosine(1402)-N(4))-methyltransferase RsmH yields the protein MSTPPVLDTSAAHIPVLLDEVLAALSPGPGETMVDGTFGAGGYTLALLKSGARIVAFDRDPDAIAAGRSIEEAEEGLTLIAADFSAMASELESRGLAPVDGVTLDIGVSSMQLDQAERGFSFQSDGPLDMRMAQAGMSAADFVNEADENEIADVLYQYGDEPKSRRVARAIVAARPLTRTGELAHIVRRALGYKAHDKKDPATRAFQAIRIHVNRELGELADGLLAAERVLKPGGRLAIVTFHSLEDRMVKRFLRTRSGGSPSGSRHLPQVKAVAEPSFSHVGRGVRAGEAEIARNPRARSATLRTARRTSAQPWTEEVTT from the coding sequence GTGAGCACTCCCCCCGTTCTCGACACGTCCGCGGCACACATCCCCGTCCTGCTCGACGAAGTCCTGGCCGCGCTTTCCCCCGGGCCCGGCGAGACGATGGTCGACGGCACGTTCGGCGCGGGCGGCTACACGCTGGCATTGCTCAAGTCGGGTGCCCGGATCGTGGCGTTCGACCGCGATCCCGACGCGATCGCCGCCGGCCGCTCGATCGAGGAGGCCGAAGAGGGCCTGACGCTGATCGCAGCCGACTTCTCGGCGATGGCGTCCGAACTCGAATCGCGTGGCCTTGCGCCGGTCGACGGCGTGACGCTCGACATCGGCGTGTCGTCGATGCAGCTCGACCAGGCCGAGCGCGGCTTCTCGTTCCAGTCCGACGGCCCGCTCGACATGCGGATGGCGCAGGCTGGCATGTCGGCGGCGGATTTCGTCAACGAAGCGGACGAGAACGAGATCGCCGACGTGCTCTATCAATATGGCGACGAGCCCAAGTCGCGGCGCGTCGCGCGCGCGATCGTCGCAGCGCGCCCGCTGACGCGGACCGGCGAGCTGGCGCACATCGTCCGCCGCGCGCTCGGCTACAAGGCGCACGACAAGAAGGACCCCGCGACGCGCGCGTTCCAGGCGATCCGCATCCACGTGAACCGCGAGCTGGGCGAGCTGGCCGATGGATTGCTGGCGGCCGAACGCGTGCTGAAGCCGGGCGGTCGGCTTGCGATCGTGACGTTCCACAGCCTCGAGGACCGGATGGTGAAGCGCTTCCTGCGCACGCGGTCCGGTGGCTCGCCTTCAGGTTCGCGTCATCTTCCGCAGGTGAAAGCCGTTGCGGAACCTAGTTTTTCTCATGTCGGCCGCGGTGTTCGCGCCGGCGAGGCCGAGATCGCACGCAACCCGCGCGCGCGCTCGGCGACATTACGAACGGCGCGGCGGACCTCCGCGCAACCTTGGACGGAAGAGGTGACGACATGA
- a CDS encoding DUF192 domain-containing protein, translating into MNSDADSDVAKVATVPLTIKSANGTHAFQVESAKTEAEQARGLMFRTDLKPDGGMLFWPYPAKGGEPVAANFWMKNTPSPLDILYIRADGTIARIAENTVPFSEAPIPSGEPVGAVLELMGGRAAELGIAEGDLVTWDKAK; encoded by the coding sequence ATGAATAGCGACGCCGACTCGGACGTGGCTAAGGTCGCCACGGTGCCGCTGACGATCAAGAGCGCTAACGGGACGCATGCGTTCCAGGTCGAGAGCGCGAAGACGGAAGCCGAGCAGGCGCGGGGCCTGATGTTTCGCACCGACCTGAAGCCCGACGGTGGAATGCTGTTCTGGCCGTATCCCGCAAAGGGCGGCGAGCCCGTGGCCGCGAACTTCTGGATGAAGAACACGCCGAGCCCGCTCGACATCCTCTACATCCGCGCCGACGGCACGATCGCGCGGATCGCCGAGAACACCGTACCGTTTTCGGAAGCGCCGATTCCGTCGGGTGAGCCGGTCGGCGCCGTGCTGGAACTGATGGGCGGCCGTGCCGCGGAACTCGGGATCGCCGAGGGTGATCTGGTGACGTGGGACAAGGCGAAATAG
- a CDS encoding cold-shock protein: MPVEVGPVEAGTTTLEGVGEGVGTGIGAAETRAIGGIIKWFDVTRGFGFAVADDETVGDILVHFSVLQAHGRRSLPEGARVETLSIQRGRGFQAREILSIDLTNAVEEPVRAPTSPDRVDPIAMIDAAGPFEAASVKWFNRLKGYGFLVRGADGSDIFVHMETLRRAGIETVEPDQPLRARVVEGRKGPLAVAVEEDLG, translated from the coding sequence ATGCCGGTAGAGGTGGGGCCAGTGGAAGCGGGAACGACGACGCTCGAGGGTGTTGGCGAGGGTGTCGGCACGGGTATTGGCGCGGCCGAAACGCGAGCGATCGGCGGCATTATCAAATGGTTCGACGTCACGCGCGGGTTCGGCTTCGCGGTGGCGGACGACGAGACAGTCGGCGATATCCTGGTGCACTTCTCCGTCCTACAGGCGCACGGCCGCCGCAGCCTCCCCGAGGGCGCGCGAGTCGAGACCTTGTCGATCCAACGCGGCCGCGGGTTCCAGGCGCGCGAAATCCTCTCGATCGACCTGACCAACGCGGTCGAGGAGCCGGTCCGGGCACCGACGTCGCCCGACCGCGTCGATCCGATCGCGATGATCGACGCGGCGGGACCGTTCGAGGCGGCGTCGGTGAAGTGGTTCAACCGGTTGAAGGGCTATGGCTTTCTGGTACGGGGTGCCGATGGCAGCGACATCTTCGTCCACATGGAAACGCTGCGCCGCGCCGGGATCGAGACGGTCGAGCCCGACCAGCCGCTCCGCGCGCGCGTGGTCGAAGGGCGTAAAGGACCGCTTGCCGTCGCGGTCGAAGAGGATCTTGGATGA
- a CDS encoding division/cell wall cluster transcriptional repressor MraZ: protein MSVRGRYQGDGIGLVDDKGRVAIPSALRTTLSANAPKANGKDGGTIIIGAHQKNRCLVAYDPGYVDILAERLDRRESENTSENGEYDYNIKRAAASGEAVPFDGSGRFIMPAFPRFYAGIKGHAFFYGVLDYIEIWDPATLIATDGMPPVVKEMARFYMAEKGVQL from the coding sequence GTGTCGGTTCGTGGTCGCTATCAAGGAGACGGTATCGGCCTTGTCGACGACAAGGGCCGGGTAGCCATCCCTTCGGCACTTCGCACCACGCTTTCCGCAAATGCCCCCAAGGCGAACGGCAAGGACGGCGGGACCATCATCATCGGCGCGCATCAGAAGAATCGCTGCCTGGTCGCGTATGATCCCGGTTACGTCGACATCCTCGCCGAGCGACTCGATCGCCGCGAATCCGAGAACACGTCCGAGAACGGCGAATACGACTATAATATCAAGCGCGCCGCCGCGTCGGGCGAAGCGGTGCCGTTCGATGGCTCCGGGCGCTTCATCATGCCGGCGTTCCCGCGCTTCTATGCGGGCATCAAGGGCCATGCGTTCTTCTATGGCGTGCTCGATTACATCGAGATCTGGGACCCCGCGACGCTGATCGCCACCGACGGCATGCCCCCCGTCGTCAAGGAGATGGCGCGCTTCTACATGGCCGAGAAGGGGGTGCAGCTGTGA